A single region of the Brienomyrus brachyistius isolate T26 chromosome 10, BBRACH_0.4, whole genome shotgun sequence genome encodes:
- the LOC125751036 gene encoding cellular tumor antigen p53-like isoform X1, with amino-acid sequence MEEHAILSNSPIPLNFNENFTGPCDFPYISDSSAMAEQDSQALPLSQETFQELWDLITVPELDDYSSPGNSGNGENSLPPSSILPPVTEARHEPSSTSPLTTACSGEFGFRLGFPESGVSKSVPFTYSLDQNKLFCQMGKLCPVEVRVDHPPPQGAVLRAAVVYKGLEHRGLAVRRCPLHEQTNENNDDSTPRSHLIRVGGGLQARYVEDGHMSVVVPYERPQPGSDGTTVLYSYMCNSSCKGGMNRRPILTIITLETPEGQLLGRQCFEVRVCACPGRDRKSEEDKLRKANEKPEDKTAPRTKRSIAVVSRPASQEKPRKQVKRTSSEETFLLEVHGKERFAMLTKINDALNLMDLLPPADRDKYLRTIELPKNQPNQKNKHLTRK; translated from the exons ATGGAAGAACATGCGATTCTGTCAAATTCTCCCATTCCATTGAATTTCAACGAAAATTTTACAGGACCTTGTGACTTTCCATACATCTCTGACAG CTCTGCAATGGCTGAGCAGGATTCCCAGGCCCTACCGCTGAGCCAGGAGACCTTTCAGGAGCTGTGGGACCTGAT AACTGTACCTGAACTTGATGATTATTCTTCCCCTGGCAACAGTGGAAATGGGGAAAAC AGCTTGCCTCCCTCCTCCATCCTACCTCCAGTGACTGAAGCACGCCATGAGCCCAGCTCCACGTCCCCGCTGACCACTGCCTGCTCGGGGGAGTTCGGTTTTCGGCTCGGCTTCCCAGAGTCTGGTGTGTCCAAGAGTGTTCCGTTCACG TACTCCTTGGATCAGAACAAACTCTTTTGTCAAATGGGCAAGTTATGCCCTGTGGAAGTCCGGGTGGACCATCCTCCACCACAGGGCGCCGTCCTGCGTGCAGCAGTTGTCTACAAGGGCCTGGAGCACAGAGGTCTTGCGGTGCGTCGTTGTCCCCTCCACGAACAGACCAATGAGAACAACGACG ACTCCACCCCCCGCAGTCACCTGATTCGCGTGGGAGGCGGCCTGCAAGCTCGCTACGTGGAGGACGGACACATGAGTGTCGTGGTGCCGTATGAGCGCCCACAG ccCGGCTCAGATGGGACCACGGTGCTCTACAGCTACATGTGTAACAGCAGCTGCAAGGGCGGCATGAACCGGAGGCCCATCCTGACTATCATCACGCTGGAGACGCCGGA GGGCCAGCTCCTGGGCCGCCAGTGTTTCGAGGTGCGAGTGTGCGCCTGTCCCGGCCGAGATAGGAAGTCCGAGGAGGACAAGCTTCGGAAGGCGAATGAGAAGCCCGAGGACAAGACCGCCCCCAGGACCAAGCGCA GTATCGCAGTGGTGTCCCGTCCGGCCTCTCAGGAAAAGCCCCGCAAGCAGGTGAAGCGCACCAGTAGTGAGGAGACCTTTCTGCTGGAG GTACACGGGAAAGAGCGATTTGCAATGCTGACGAAAATCAACGACGCTCTCAATCTCATGGACCTGTTGCCCCCAGCAGATCGGGACAAGTACCTGCGGACAAT AGAGCTCCCGAAGAACCAACCAAACCAGAAGAACAAGCACTTGACCAGAAAATAG
- the LOC125751036 gene encoding cellular tumor antigen p53-like isoform X2, with the protein MAEQDSQALPLSQETFQELWDLITVPELDDYSSPGNSGNGENSLPPSSILPPVTEARHEPSSTSPLTTACSGEFGFRLGFPESGVSKSVPFTYSLDQNKLFCQMGKLCPVEVRVDHPPPQGAVLRAAVVYKGLEHRGLAVRRCPLHEQTNENNDDSTPRSHLIRVGGGLQARYVEDGHMSVVVPYERPQPGSDGTTVLYSYMCNSSCKGGMNRRPILTIITLETPEGQLLGRQCFEVRVCACPGRDRKSEEDKLRKANEKPEDKTAPRTKRSIAVVSRPASQEKPRKQVKRTSSEETFLLEVHGKERFAMLTKINDALNLMDLLPPADRDKYLRTIELPKNQPNQKNKHLTRK; encoded by the exons ATGGCTGAGCAGGATTCCCAGGCCCTACCGCTGAGCCAGGAGACCTTTCAGGAGCTGTGGGACCTGAT AACTGTACCTGAACTTGATGATTATTCTTCCCCTGGCAACAGTGGAAATGGGGAAAAC AGCTTGCCTCCCTCCTCCATCCTACCTCCAGTGACTGAAGCACGCCATGAGCCCAGCTCCACGTCCCCGCTGACCACTGCCTGCTCGGGGGAGTTCGGTTTTCGGCTCGGCTTCCCAGAGTCTGGTGTGTCCAAGAGTGTTCCGTTCACG TACTCCTTGGATCAGAACAAACTCTTTTGTCAAATGGGCAAGTTATGCCCTGTGGAAGTCCGGGTGGACCATCCTCCACCACAGGGCGCCGTCCTGCGTGCAGCAGTTGTCTACAAGGGCCTGGAGCACAGAGGTCTTGCGGTGCGTCGTTGTCCCCTCCACGAACAGACCAATGAGAACAACGACG ACTCCACCCCCCGCAGTCACCTGATTCGCGTGGGAGGCGGCCTGCAAGCTCGCTACGTGGAGGACGGACACATGAGTGTCGTGGTGCCGTATGAGCGCCCACAG ccCGGCTCAGATGGGACCACGGTGCTCTACAGCTACATGTGTAACAGCAGCTGCAAGGGCGGCATGAACCGGAGGCCCATCCTGACTATCATCACGCTGGAGACGCCGGA GGGCCAGCTCCTGGGCCGCCAGTGTTTCGAGGTGCGAGTGTGCGCCTGTCCCGGCCGAGATAGGAAGTCCGAGGAGGACAAGCTTCGGAAGGCGAATGAGAAGCCCGAGGACAAGACCGCCCCCAGGACCAAGCGCA GTATCGCAGTGGTGTCCCGTCCGGCCTCTCAGGAAAAGCCCCGCAAGCAGGTGAAGCGCACCAGTAGTGAGGAGACCTTTCTGCTGGAG GTACACGGGAAAGAGCGATTTGCAATGCTGACGAAAATCAACGACGCTCTCAATCTCATGGACCTGTTGCCCCCAGCAGATCGGGACAAGTACCTGCGGACAAT AGAGCTCCCGAAGAACCAACCAAACCAGAAGAACAAGCACTTGACCAGAAAATAG
- the LOC125751179 gene encoding receptor-type tyrosine-protein phosphatase eta, whose translation MGFMKTLVSSTLDTSVHELRMYKIGLVLLVVCMGCWAERQYYLQGNASNWDDAREYCQLCFKDLASLTAENMALIASCLNGSYWVGLRKNLSVWSVWSNGDPVTFQNWYPGWPAPPKTKQVVINQTQFPPEIPNNSCYIEIEDVCRNFTNYTKFYVYKEESEAPPPVIQEVPIIEDTCVSVMSFGMWQDQNCSELKPYICYEDRFYGQATISNVTLNSSHLSWMAGPGNITNYRVQINGTFQNSSYDSYHTTSLDMPLTNLTPGMLYNVQVFPLKCSRDLNPENISFYTKPDQVLKLAVEEVQTSSVLLFWNRPVGGHSSYTVRVVNNSIVNSTTNESCWITGLLPGGFYEFAVYSEVLDKSIEGDPENISTYTRPSNVKNLHVTSNNETSIGLMWDRPDGNSSGFLVEVAQLSSNQSNSLNISGTTVTLNNLISGTQYQLSVFSLVPDPSLKGENATITTFTNPSPISSLTLNSNESAITASWTHNVGNVESYKLNISISNTTISSGELNTTQTQGTFYNLISAAQYNVTVYAEVGNGMFLSGPVSGVQYTLPVRPGPPNVTFVNGSFVTLTWPIPSQLNPEGTTFLVTYNSTFWKDWGSKTVGSNTTSFDRLRSGTQYKFYVQTVAGKIRSDPVTVNVTTVPILKVLTIMLQCSSNETLFCETDTAKNATFKKLWAALNDNLQTQVQWTLNWNNKTALRP comes from the exons ATGGGATTTATGAAGACACTCGTCTCTTCCACACTAG ATACTTCTGTGCATGAGTTGAGGATGTACAAAATAGGACTTGTGCTACTTGTGG TGTGTATGGGTTGCTGGGCGGAGCGGCAGTACTACCTACAAGGCAATGCGTCCAACTGGGACGATGCCAGAGAGTACTGTCAGCTGTGCTTCAAGGATCTGGCGAGCCTGACCGCCGAGAACATGGCACTAATCGCCAGCTGCCTCAATGGATCCTATTGGGTCGGTCTGCGCAAGAACCTGAGTGTCTGGTCCGTGTGGTCCAATGGTGACCCTGTGACATTTCAAAACTGGTACCCGGGCTGGCCCGCACCCCCCAAGACCAAGCAGGTTGTGATCAATCAGACCCAGTTTCCGCCGGAGATACCCAACAATTCCTGTTACATAGAAATCGAGGATGTGTGCAGAAACTTTACCAACTACACGAAGTTTTATGTTTATAAAGAAGAGTCCGAGGCACCTCCTCCAGTCATCCAGGAGGTGCCCATCATTGAAGACACCTGTGTATCGGTGATGAGCTTTGGGATGTGGCAGGACCAAAATTGCTCTGAACTGAAACCCTACATCTGTTATGAAG ACCGCTTCTATGGGCAGGCGACAATCTCTAACGTGACCCTGAACAGCTCACATCTCAGCTGGATGGCCGGACCAGGAAACATTACCAACTACAGGGTGCAAATCAATGGGACTTTCCAAAATTCATCATATGACTCATATCACACAACCTCCCTGGATATGCCTCTTACCAACCTCACCCCAGGCATGCTGTACAATGTGCAGGTCTTCCCCTTGAAATGTAGTAGGGACCTGAATCCGGAAAACATTTCCTTCTACACCA AACCTGATCAGGTTCTTAAACTAGCTGTTGAAGAAGTCCAAACGAGCTCTGTCCTTCTCTTCTGGAACAGGCCAGTAGGTGGCCATAGCTCCTACACTGTGAGAGTGGTCAACAACTCTATCGTCAATAGCACAACTAACGAAAGCTGTTGGATCACTGGCCTCCTACCCGGTGGCTTTTATGAATTTGCAGTTTATTCTGAAGTGCTGGATAAGTCCATTGAGGGGGACCCAGAGAACATTTCTACCTACACTA gacCCAGCAATGTGAAAAACCTACATGTGACTTCTAATAATGAAACATCGATCGGGCTGATGTGGGACAGGCCAGATGGGAATAGCTCAGGCTTTTTGGTCGAAGTTGCTCAGCTGAGCTCAAACCAGAGCAACTCATTGAACATCAGTGGCACCACTGTGACGTTGAATAATCTCATCTCGGGCACACAGTATCAATTGAGTGTATTTTCCTTAGTGCCGGATCCTTCACTGAAAGGGGAAAATGCCACAATCACGACATTTACCA ATCCAAGCCCCATTTCCTCATTGACCTTGAACAGCAACGAAAGTGCCATCACAGCCAGCTGGACGCATAATGTTGGAAACGTTGAATCTTACAAGCTGAATATCAGCATCAGCAACACAACCATAAGCTCTGGTGAACTTAATACCACCCAGACCCAAGGCACTTTTTATAACCTCATATCAGCTGCACAATATAATGTGACAGTATACGCCGAGGTGGGCAACGGGATGTTCCTCAGTGGGCCAGTGTCCGGAGTACAATACACAT TGCCTGTCCGACCTGGTCCACCCAATGTTACCTTCGTAAATGGGAGCTTTGTCACGCTGACATGGCCAATCCCTTCTCAGTTGAACCCGGAAGGAACGACATTTCTGGTGACATACAATAGCACATTCTGGAAGGATTGGGGGAGCAAAACTGTTGGAAGCAACACAACAAGTTTCGATCGCCTTCGTTCAGGAACTCAATATAAATTTTACGTTCAGACAGTGGCAGGAAAAATTCGCAGTGACCCTGTTACAGTCAATGTTACCACAG TGCCTATCTTGAAAGTTCTTACCATCATGTTGCAATGTTCATCGAATGAGACCCTCTTCTGTGAAACTGACACTGCCAAGAATGCTACCTTTAAAAAG TTGTGGGCCGCACTGAACGACAATCTTCAAACCCAAGTGCAGTGGACACTCAATTGGAACAATAAAACAGCACTACG GCCGTGA